GATCTTTCTTTTATGTTCTTTAGCAAATGGGTTTCCAGCTATTTATAATTCTAAATCAAATGCACGAATAATTCATATAGAACTTTCATGTGACATAGTTTCAGGCAAAAAGCTTAGGTTATTTTAcaatggtattttttatttagatttatttcacgcttttaaaagtaaaagtggactcttaaaaaaaactgttaaaaaaagaaaattaggtaaattcaTTTACTATAAATAAGTGGAATTTCACTGATATTCAGTAGTTTAAAGCAGCTTCTTTtttggaaatgatattttgtaaatGATCTCAAATTTTAATCTCCTGGTTTTAGCTACACATATGTGAGCACTGTATAATAAACGGAATTCTATAAagccagaatatatttttaaataatgcctcTTTAAAGTCATTAATCAGGCCAAGGATGTCTCTAACAATATGAATTGGTGGCGTAAATATCCACTCTTTGGCATTATCTGAATGTCAACCAGGATGCGCATGTTTGATGTTTGCTAAATaagttaatgatttttatttgtaagaTTAGTAGATTATTTAGAGTTGAGATCACGAAGAAATTATCCTTTTTGGCATGCGCTAGTCCCCTTTTCTACTCATAAATCACTGCGGCAATTTAGTTCTACAGAATCATTAGATCAATTGGTTTGGCATCGAAGCTGTCGTAATGTTCCTTTTGAATCGTTGTACATTGTACGCTGATGTTCTAAGGCTTACCGTAACCATTCAGTTGACAAACGGCTACTGTGACCTCAAATTGCTTCTTGGGAAAGTATACGTGTCAGTGGTGCTATTACCACTCCCCCTTGGGAAATAGGATTACATGTACATTTGGTCTAGGAAATGGTCTAAAATCATTTGTGCTTAAGGGGTGATAGAAACACGGTCATTGGTTTATCGCAAAAATGCCTCTTTATTCTGAAGGGGTAGTGTCAATATCAGTTTTCAAAGGAGGAAACGTTTCATACAGCATTTCTTTCAAAGGAACTTGTTGTGGAGGAAACGGTGGTAGTTGTAGCTTATAGTAGGTAAGGGGACCAGAACTCTAGTTTATCTTGTGTGATACCACTTGCAGCTGTTTGGAAGGATGAGTCTCATTCACATCTTCCCTCGGAAATGATGTTGATGATTGCAGCGTTTCAAGAGAATAAGTCTCAAAAACCTCTTTCTTCTCAGACAATGTCGATACATGTGGGTATTCAGAAGGATACTTCTCAAAGGGCTCTTCCTGCAGAGATGATGGTGACTCATGCAGCTGCTCTGGAGGATATGTTTCATAGACCTCTTCCTTCAAGGGGAATGGAAACTCTTGCAGCTGCTCGGGAGGATAAGCATCAAAGGCCCCttcccttgaagatgatgttgagGCATGCAGCTGTTCAAAAGAATAAGTCTCGTAGACCTCTTCCCTCAAATGTGATCGCGAATCTTGCAGCTGCTTGGGAGGATTAGTGTCAAAAATCTTTTCCCATGGAGATAATGGTGCCTCATGCAGCTCGGGAGGATATGTTTCATAGACCTCTTCCCTCAAAGATGATGGTGATTCTTGCAGCAGCTCGGGAGGATAAGTATCAACAGCCCTTTCCattgaagatgatgttgatgctTGCAGCTGTTCAAGAGGATAAGTCTCGTAGACCTCTTCCCTCAAAGGTGATCGAGAATCTTGTTGCTGCTCGGGAGGAAAAGTGTCAAAAGTCTCTTCCCATGGGGATAATGGTGCTTCATGCAGCTCGGGAGGATATGTCTCATAGACATCTTCCCTCAAAGATAATGGTGAGTCTTGCAGTTGCTCAGAAGGATAAGCATCAACAGCCCTTTCTCCtgaagatgatgttgatgctTGCAGCTGTTCAAGAGGATAAGTCTCGTAGACCTCTTCCTTCAAAGAGGATGGTGAATCTTGCGGCTGCTCAGAAGGATAATTTTCAAAGGCCTCTTCCCTTGGCGATGATGGTGACTCATGCAGCTGCTCGGGGGGATAGGTCTCACATACCTCTTTCCTCGGAAACGATGTGTCGACTACCAGTTGTTCAAGAGAATAAAATTCAAAGGCCTCTTCCTTCGGAGTAAATGGCGATTTTTGTCGGTGTTCGGGAGGGTAAGAATTAAACACATCCCCCACTTCTCTCAGATAAGTAAGCTGGATGTTTCGGTGTTGAGTGATGCAGTGGAGCCAATAGGGCGTAATAGAAGCCAAAATGCACCACGTCCTTTGCAGTAACCTAAGGCCAGAGATGCTGGATGTCATAACTGCTGATAAGGTTGATTTCATAAAGCTGATTTTCTgaaacacacatacataaattGCACTATGAATACAAAGCTGTTACTGTCATTATACATTATTATGGACCTTACTTAGTTGAGAAAAACTGATAACTGATTCGTGAGTAACGAGAATGGTCCGGGGAgtgcttcaaaaataaataaaagctagCAGTAAGTTAAATCCTCACATTTGTGAACATTTTAGTGTGAATCAACTAAAACGCTATTGAATGTATCCTGTTGACGAAAATCACTATTTTCCTGTTAAATCTGTAATTTAATAACATTGATGTGTGTAATAACAAACTAAAAGGGGATATAATTTAACTTAATgcctaaaacatatatattcttCTACTTATCACTTTTTTTAGATTCTTTCCGTCAAAACAAGCAACAGCACTGGACCCAGTAGTGTCTTGACTTGGTAAACAAAGcattataaaatgttaaataatattcGAACCATTGCTTTTATAGTCATGTCTTTTCAAGCATTATCACAAGAAAATGATAATAATTGGCTTTACATCCGGAAAATATGCTGAGTGGACCAAAATGAATACCATTTAAGCAACGTATTAGTGCGTGAAATTTACCTGACTATAAATACTTCAGCGTGACAAGCATAAGCAAAACAATGTCACCTGATACTGCTTGCAAATGATGAGTTAGTATGATATATCGCGAAAATGATTAAAGATAGCTTAATTTTACAGAAATCTTACGGGCCGAGTAATTTGACAAATTTCTGTAGCTTTTTCTTAATCCCCGggttggaataatttttaataagagttCCTTTTTATTCAAATGCGTAACGTTCTATCAAAAGTAGTACCGAGGAAAGTGGAACTTAGGTAAAATAATAGACTCGCTTTCTGGAGGAATGGGGTTtgaatactaaaaaataaattctgcttTAGGTTTTACAAAGTTTTCCTGAAATTACTCGAAACAAATCCTAGAATTGTGTTTTTGCTATAGGCCAATACCGATTACTTACCCCTGCTTCCCTGACTGGcattgtgtttgtctgtttgcaaTGACATCATTGTTGACGAGGAAAGAACCAaaataaacgaaataataaagtaaatacaaCTTTCAATTGTACAGGTACTGATTTTCATTTGCTAAGTCATCAGCAGGAAGTCTATAAATACTAGTTAATCAAAAAAGAAACTTTGTTAACTAGAACCAGTATTCTGAAATCAATGACGCAGTAAAACTAATATGTGGAATAACACTTTCTCTACTCACAAAAAGAAATAACTCAGCTCCGTTTGGCGCCTTGCGGCAGACGATAATTAGTGATCTTCGCATCCGAGCGCGGTTATATAACTTTGGATCTAAAACCAGGGTATGACAGGCTATGGATAGTGAGACCTGGATGACAAAATAATAGAGCTCCCAAATTTTATCCTGGGAAGTCTGACGTGGATTGCGTTAGTGATAAACTAGTGGTGCCATTATCTTAAGATCCCATACTTTGCTAAAAATATTCCTGGTTTGTATAGCTGGCTGTGTTCCTCGTTACACCAAACTCACTTCTGTAATATAGAAGTGTAGCTATCAGATATTTCAAGTACTCTTACtgataaaaaaatctttgtttgaTGTAAACAGTCGAGTTTACGAAACAGTTTGTTGGCTCAAGTATATATTCCCttctaaaattacaataaaaagtattattatttcGTAGGCTTTAGCTACGTTAAAAGTAAAGAGTTCACCAACGTTTCGTTTCATATTTCAGCTCTCATCATCAGAGTAAAAGCCTCCTGAGACCCTTCGccacgaatattttatttaagtttacaaacttttaattcaGTTTAGAGGATTCGGATCTAGGTTCATCGAAACTGCAAATGTGGGGCACATTGTCGTTAGCCGACAATATCTTCTTAATGTTCTCCAAACACAGCGTCCCAAGGATATGAATTTTCCATTCTACATCCAGGGATGTCAGGCACCTGTTGGTTCTTTTTTAATAAGCTTTTATTGGCTTCATgcgtatgtatgttagtatgtaacggaaactttgaacatgattttgtcctccttcaaaacgtcggattaactcgaaatttggcgtacttatcaaggaccgatggcatttatatattttgaaaccTTTATCCTTACTAGGAGAATCAGGGTTAGCGATTTTTTTCCTTACTGgtagtgtctttgcgccaagaccaagaagggaaactaccaggcgtgccgatcacctatttctcggataagttaccgactttgaataaaatgaaatttttggagAGGGAACCTGATAACCCGCTATCTCATCAAAGGGAGGCAGAGgcgcccaaattgctcatttctcagataagttaccgacttagaATTATACATGAATGACATCCCGTTTGTTTTTTAAATCAATGATTTTCATAttaggatattgaaaatattgtgtactatagttcttcaaaacgctatatagaatatatattttaaaagcaggcAATATTTAttcaaactcactttaatagtaaattgatgtaataaagaaaagtaactaaaaatgaaaaataaataatagttaaaaaaactaaaaaaaagatgctttaatagaaaatccaactaaaaattgaaaaattataatagcataaaaaataaaatataggccttctcttttatagaaaatcccacaaaaaaatagaaaataaattttattaaattagatttaagaatagtgtaaataagaaaaaaaatattgtttattgcaaaaaaagcgtggggtgctttttaagatattatcaaatgaTAATTCTTCTACGCATATCTGTCaataacatatttataaacaatgacaccatgcaccccatgatttttttgcaactaaatacattttttattatttacactattttaactcaaatttttaaacatttatattcTATTTCTTAGTTGATTTTATATGAaagtttattttagtttgttaaaactattattattaacTCGTAAGTACATTGAGAATGTTTACCTTGGCATTGGTTTCGTCCTCGTGATAATTATAGTTATTATTGTACTCACCCCTGACTCCTGGGGATACTGTAAGTTGTCACTGTCGGCATCGGCAGGAGCGAAGGCATCAGGGATGGAAAACGCTTCCAAATCCTGCATCGGAGGTGAAAGCACCGCTTCATCCTGGTCGCATGTTTCCTCTACTTCCGTCTCTTCTGTGTGACGGATAGGAGACTGGTAATCAGCGAATATCTCCTTAACGTATTCCAATTGAGGAGCCGTTGAATACAAGAGCATTTGGTGGTGGCTGGTCAACATTTCCCTATTTTCCAGCTGCAGCTGTTCATGGATGGACATCAGCACCGCCTTTTCGTCCAGAGGAGCAGAAGTAGACATCATCTGCTCGCGAGAAGAGGCAAGTGAGCAGTCGTGCAGCTGAGGTGTTGATGCACTCTGCATCTGTTCACGAGTCGACGCAAGCAACATCTCTTCCATCAGAGAATCAGGTGAAAACTGGTGTTGTTGTTGGGAAGATGCTAGTGGCCCATCACGCAGCAGGGCACTGCTAGCAGACGGCACGCCCTGAGGAACTGAGCAGTGCAACTGGTGGTCGGCGGGTATGATCACGACCTCCTCCAGGCCGTGGTCGGGCCGACTGGCGCAGCGCGCTGTGGCGGGGCAGCCCCGGCCGGCGCAGGCCAGCATGCGCCACAACTGGCGCAGCAGCCACAGCACGGTGACCAGCAGAGGGAGGCTCACCAAACCAACCAGCACGTACACCATCTGCAACACGATACACGCTTCATCAACACCACTGGCTCAGGTCTTAATGGCCTTGTTAACGTAGTGGGAAAACATTGGCGGTGTGCACAGCTCGTGTTGTTTCTCACACCAATGTGTGGACTAAAGTAACTAAAGCACATAGGGATAAAGTTTTCTGAACAATTgcaaaatattcatttggaaaccaattgccaagaaatagtttgtaatactacaaaaaatatattgcaaccttgttcaacacatgactataattatttttgcatactttaaataaatttttttctagataatactgaatatttcttacaaatttaaacacaatttaattttatttttatttgatgttttattaaattatttataatggttCTCAAAGCTGAATATTGTATAGACTATACGATGTAGTCAAGTCGTCAAGCCCAGGGAAAAGTTTATACACtgtgtttgtgttttgttttgtaaatgaaacagacatAATCATGTAAAATAGCAGATATTTGTACACTTGTACATTCAAACGAAAACAAGTGTATCATTTCAAAATGTGTTCTTAGTAACACTGGGTttgtattcttacccgggaatttatgctttgtgttgtcccagtaccttcaatagataaagtattttgtaaaccgttcccttaatagctttccagctttaactgcgcacataaacaagcataacaaaacaaaataaagtacaattattgaataattgATTGTCTgtaccatggtttaaaaattaagcttgaataaaacatcaaataaatataaaattatgtgccgatTTTCGAGAGAAATATTCAGAATTATCTCAAAAACGTTTCATACATGAAAAAACACCCATAACAATTTCttattcaaagttacaatatatttgtagaagatattacaaaaaaaaattattggaactGGTTACCaatgaaatcttttgtaaaagtacatacattttttatcTCTGTAGGTGAGAAATATATATTGTGGAGCAGCATCTGGCCTTTGTGTGAAACTCCTCCAAATGTGAAAATTCCTTCTCCAAACGAGCCAGGTTTGGAACGAATAATAACTTAGTGAGAGGCGAGACGTGCTTTTATCACGTGCAAattgtttgattaaaatttaaataatattcacgtaaaaataagtcagcaaaatattattttttttccatgctagtcattatttagttaatttttgtcAACAGTTCGCAGCCCCGTTCCAAGCCAATAAATAATCAACACATGCAGGTTACTAGTTTACGTACATAAAACACTAAttctgcttctaaccacgaaaGGATATAACAATTCTGTACTGAAAGTTCTAtcaatttaataatttgaatCCAGGAGCATGTGGCGCAAAGATTCCTCATTGACTGGTGCTGTCGTACAATAAGGAAATTTTGCTTTCTGCAACTCATAGCACTTTGTACATCTGAATTTTAATGcagtatttgtttgttatttcatTTCTAGTGGATTTGGTCTTGCTgacatttaaatgaaatttaacaaaaaattgtgagcgtgtcttttagtactcgccagagatgtataacatctaatcttagtaacgagaaaattcacgtgttgttgtgttgaaaatacacttatgatttgaaactcgcacacgaaatttaacgtgcaAATCTTCTAAATATTGTTAAGCGTGATATATATacgaatattattattattattttaattctggaagcgaatcaggcgtagtttccgcacacgccactagaattcgatgctagagcagctacgtcgactaccgaattattcgatttgcagagcgaaatgttaacctatataaagaaacggctccgataaatgcaaaacaaaatttaaaaaattactaaactctggctgattttcgacaaataattttattaccctAATAAAAGAGCCATTTTGTTAgatattcattaaaaagttaacacTCTATAAAGCTTATTTTTTGCTTTGCTAAATTTGCTTCCCGTTATTCATCACAAATGTCAGCAACATGGTTACACATAtccattccatgcgacttccgattcaagtaattactcctaccaaatacagtATACCAGCCTGCCGGGGTGCGCTCACCAGTGTCCGGGAAGTCTCCACAGTCCCAGAGTCCCGGGACATCCCGGGGCCAGCCCTCAGTACTCACCCCCGCTCCCCCGCTGTCCCGCGGGCTGGCTCGCCCGGCGATGGCAGCGCCAGGGTGCTCCACCACCGGACTCCCGCTGAAACAATGCTTCCGACCTCAGGGGCGAGGCATGTCCGTCCTTCAGGCGCGGTGGCGAACCACACACAAAACATATTATTtccctgtactttcacaaaagattcctttggcaaccagttgtcaagaaatagcttgtaatcctgcaagaaagatattgtcacTTTTGTACGACACATGGTTTGattatttttcgagataatacttagtattcaataaaagggataaatagtttttcatatGCTAATCAACATGCGCAGTTAATTCTGTAAAGCAATTAAGagaaaagtttacaaataactttaactaatggaggtactgggacaacacaaagcaggaGTGATCGGGAAAGATTCCtaacccagtattaatgcgaacactatcttgaattgatacagttgttttcatataaatttaaaaatatatgtgattttacatgaatttttatgtttcatttacaaaaaaaaatttgaattggcAAAAATCATGCCGGGATACGCTATCACTTTAAGGCGCTCTCTGCCCATGTGCACATAccgtgcgcagagcttcagaaaaaaccacgcggtttcaaaactactcaagatgtcTGAGtgtggtatgtttacgaaaatcatttaagaattcgctgaaggccgaaaagtactttttgatttcggatttactttataaactgtgtttttagaatagtgaaaaGTGCAAAAAGGCGTGTttcggaataatttttaggcgtaaaacaaccggtacagattcttgaaagtacttaaaggATTTGCAAAACacctttatattaatttctccaCCGTATAATGTTAGGGTGACCACTCAAATTTCACCGTTTTCGTGTGACGACGCggagactgcacgccagttcagagccttatgCTTAGAGGCTATGCCACACTAGAAAtaccagctagcgtcgcacttatcatcccgcctcactaatacacATACATTCCCCTTAACATTGAACCATTTGGGGAAATATTTGACCACCGCGCTGCCCTGTGAAGAAGGACGGTAGGATTAAATTTATCTAGTGTAACAGTCTATACTATAACAGTTTCTACACTTGAATGGCCTTCGTAAATGCATCGCGCATTAATTGGCAGGAATTCCCCGACAAACACCAAACCATGTGCGACCCGGAGAGATggttgaagacgatgaagacaacACCGACTTGATTATTCACACGTTTGTGAAGTATAGCCTGACACGAGGAGATATCTatgattttgcaggtctctacctacaAAAATTCCGCGCGTTTCTAGGCTTGGCTTAACATCTAACCGAAAAATAAGTCGATGGAAACACACAAACACTCCATGTAGAGATATTTTGCAAGCAATCAGAATAGTTccggtaaaaataatttcatgggtTTGCTGAACTGCAGTCTGTACTCTAAATTCCAATTTTCTTTAGGTACTAGGgccgatgtaattttttttatctgcttcattttactAATTTTCGTTGGATTCTCTTACATTAGCAGCAATTCATTAACGTTCCGAACAGTGAGAGAAAACGAAAGACGAAACCagttatttcataaatgtttaattaatatatctGTAATATGTTAGATATGATGTCcgttgtttaaaaattatatgcacgttttacaataattgaaaattaatattacacaCTTTTAGAACCTtgtattgtatgtaatgtaaAGTCAATTGATTAAGTAGAGGCATGAAGTATGTAATTTTTGAAGTTCTACTTCTTTAGGCGAGTTATgtaaaaatgatgagtgaatttttacgatgcgcgcgcaccatacaACGACATTTTCACAGAACTAGCGTACCTACGTGTATGAACTTAATCCATTAATATTCGCTTTAATAGTAAtttggggacataccaaacgtattatgtgccaaatggaactttatgatattgaaactacccTGGTATATATTAGGTAAACTAacatagtcatagtaaagagttatTTCAAGTTAAAAAAGTAAGGAGACTACGATTATAACTATCATAATATACTCTCACTTCGGAGGAGTCGTAGAACGGTAGTTATAGTGCAGCGCGGCTTTAGAAAATTAATAACGAGGTTCAAAACTCAGCTGGGGAAATTTTGTTTACTTACTTTTAAATTACAcaattactggattatacaaattgtactTTAAGAAAATAGATAgtctataaataaattttattgttcattgtattgctataatattattaaattaatagctCAGTCCCTTGTATTGATTATTGCATATTATGTAAACCTAAATCCtctatttttttacttaaagtaatataacattaattacgtttgaaaataaatgaatttcCTTGTATTCGCataagtaagaaaaaataaaactttttcattTCCCGTAGCGAAACTATCTTGTAACACCTTATAATTCATAGTCACCTAACTTGTGCGAAAACATTTAAGGTATtatctttaatgaattttaacaaggtgtgaggtattttaataagattcctggtcaaaaatcaggtctaaaagagggtaataaattttttcaagtcttttagttttttaaaaggAGATGTTTCATATAAATCGCTAATCTGGTAGCGAATTATAGAGACAGTTGTGGAACTACGTATGTGtcacgttcagaaatgtagtgAAATTGAATACTGgtcaaaataactaaaaaaatttattcgttgttagtagtatataatagggcaaccggggactggcttctggctgaggtgcgaggtgccgagccacatctctgacgtcacgtttatctctgacgtcacggcggccatcttggatggttgcgACCTTaccctttgaccttgacctgaccctgacggccattttggatccgccatcttggatccgccatcttggatccgccattttggatgacgtaattgtgtgttctcgaaaattcctgtGATGTGTTttacgccattttggatgatgacgtcaccgttgcaatttacgatacggccgccatctttaacttttttatttattatccgattttaatgaattttttttaaaaaattataaaaaaattgaaataataaaaatttaataaaaaatatttaaaaattgtacttttacgacacgtagTTCGGAGTccccggttcgaacccgacgagtgcaaaaaaaaaataaaaattacgaccgatccttccctcacagtgactgctggcatactgactcccaccacttttttcatagcatatatatcatccggcagtatgacgtcatgtacgccatcttgaaatttggacgccaccttgaaaatctttatttattatccgattttaatgaaaaaaattccaaaattcatcaaaaaattaacgtatttgaattctgtttgattatatcgatgtacgtccttagttcgattcccggcgagagtaaacggtcgatccttccttcatgaaagctacctagactgatctaccaccaccagtaccaaggtatatatcatcaactggtatgacatcatgtccgtcatcttgtcttcatccgctggagaccaccatcttgttttcgtctgctagagtgtgccgataccatgtagtataattatctggtcactatacttgtgtcctcaactgttgacattgagcATTGACCTtggccattgaccttgaccttgaaatttgaccttgaccttgaattttgaccttgaccttgaattttgacctttaccttgaaattagaacttgaccttgaaatttgaccttgcccttgaaatttgaccttgaccttgaaatttgactttgtccttgtcgaccatcatgtattcgacattttatgttcagtacatgctaccaggagctaccacctgtcggagtacgccatcttgtgtgtgtacttgtattatagagtacatttgcatctggataattttattctaacccgctacagtgtagtaatcatttattaccgaggtgcccccgccatattgaaattcggccgccatcttgaaatcatttaataatgtagctagaaaagcggaaaaaaatccaaaattcatcaaaaaaatcactcattaacttacatattgattcgttcCGTTCAagtccttcgttcgatccctgaatgatgcaaaacatttaattttatataaaaaaataataatttcaataaacaatgttcaaaattcttaaagagactttaaatcctctactaccatcagccgtttggagcatttggagccatttggagctgtgttaagcatttggagctgttggagacatttggaggccgtttggagcatttggagccatttggagctgtgttaagcatttggaggctgttggagcatttggagccttttttggagctgttggagcatttggagctgttggagacatttggagctgtcaagcatttggaggctgtttggagcatttggagccatttggagctgtgttaagcatttggaggctgttggagcatttggagccttttggagtcatttgtagcatttggagtcttttgaagcatttggagccttttggagtcatttgtagcatttggagtcttttgacgcatttggagctgtcaagcatttggagcatttggagctgctggagacatttggagctgtcaagcatttggagcatttggagtcatttggagcagtgttaagcatttggaggctgttggagctgttggagccatttggagaccgtttggagcatttggagccatttggagctaagaagtagtcgttgaacgtctatgcagggctaaatttttataagattgctggctttcgcaagtgattctgtagtaggatagaaattgtgtaataaatattatgtttgtaaaagacttttaggtgttttat
This DNA window, taken from Bacillus rossius redtenbacheri isolate Brsri chromosome 3, Brsri_v3, whole genome shotgun sequence, encodes the following:
- the LOC134531460 gene encoding uncharacterized protein LOC134531460 — translated: MRREFIVRAFVIIDALFAELCTCMPTPQFYSGSPVVEHPGAAIAGRASPRDSGGAGMVYVLVGLVSLPLLVTVLWLLRQLWRMLACAGRGCPATARCASRPDHGLEEVVIIPADHQLHCSVPQGVPSASSALLRDGPLASSQQQHQFSPDSLMEEMLLASTREQMQSASTPQLHDCSLASSREQMMSTSAPLDEKAVLMSIHEQLQLENREMLTSHHQMLLYSTAPQLEYVKEIFADYQSPIRHTEETEVEETCDQDEAVLSPPMQDLEAFSIPDAFAPADADSDNLQYPQESGKISFMKSTLSAVMTSSISGLRLLQRTWCILASITPYWLHCITQHRNIQLTYLREVGDVFNSYPPEHRQKSPFTPKEEAFEFYSLEQLVVDTSFPRKEVCETYPPEQLHESPSSPREEAFENYPSEQPQDSPSSLKEEVYETYPLEQLQASTSSSGERAVDAYPSEQLQDSPLSLREDVYETYPPELHEAPLSPWEETFDTFPPEQQQDSRSPLREEVYETYPLEQLQASTSSSMERAVDTYPPELLQESPSSLREEVYETYPPELHEAPLSPWEKIFDTNPPKQLQDSRSHLREEVYETYSFEQLHASTSSSREGAFDAYPPEQLQEFPFPLKEEVYETYPPEQLHESPSSLQEEPFEKYPSEYPHVSTLSEKKEVFETYSLETLQSSTSFPREDVNETHPSKQLQVVSHKIN